The following coding sequences are from one Brienomyrus brachyistius isolate T26 chromosome 15, BBRACH_0.4, whole genome shotgun sequence window:
- the LOC125708924 gene encoding C-C chemokine receptor type 4-like has product MDSEESEGVTKGFVGTTSTEYVILCDKVDVNHFGSHFIPASYYTIFLFSLLGNGLVLYTMYKYEKLNTVTNIFLMNLVISNLVFSSSLPFWATYHLSSWVFGSALCKLVGAVFFVGFYSSILFLTLMTIDRYLTVVHPVSTSKQRKKAYALICSAVVWCVSILANVKEFVVLDVIDSEDFGLLCEETEPSIEFFATWKVIGDYQNFVLFFLLPLAVILYCYGRIIMRIMQTRLKTKYRTVKIIFVTIIMFFACWTPYNVVVLLRALLIEDADECSQHLDYALYITRNISYLYFCVNPVFYTFLGKKFRNHFYKLLANHSICLHNQIISQSSKTSSQRSMCE; this is encoded by the coding sequence ATGGATTCAGAAGAGTCTGAGGGGGTTACAAAGGGGTTTGTAGGAACCACCAGCACTGAATATGTGATTCTGTGTGACAAAGTGGACGTCAACCACTTTGGTTCACATTTCATACCTGCCTCATACTACACCATATTCCTGTTTAGCCTGCTTGGGAATGGATTGGTTCTATATACCATGTACAAGTATGAGAAGCTCAACACTGTGACCAACATTTTCCTTATGAACTTGGTGATCTCCAATTTGGTTTTTTCTTCAAGTCTGCCATTCTGGGCTACATACCATCTCTCCAGCTGGGTCTTTGGGAGCGCTCTGTGTAAGCTggtgggtgctgtcttctttgtGGGGTTCTACAGCTCAATACTGTTCCTGACGCTGATGACCATCGACAGATACCTGACTGTGGTTCACCCTGTCAGTACCAGTAAGCAGAGGAAGAAGGCATATGCTTTGATATGCTCTGCAGTTGTATGGTGTGTCAGCATCCTCGCCAATGTGAAAGAGTTCGTTGTGCTAGATGTGATTGATAGTGAAGATTTTGGGTTGCTTTGTGAAGAAACCGAGCCTTCAATAGAATTCTTTGCCACATGGAAAGTCATAGGTGACTACCAAAATTTTGTGCTGTTTTTCCTGCTTCCCCTTGCCGTCATTCTTTACTGTTATGGTCGAATAATCATGAGGATCATGCAGACAAGGTTGAAAACAAAGTATAGGACAGTAAAAATCATTTTTGTgacaataataatgttttttgcTTGCTGGACACCTTACAATGTAGTTGTACTGCTAAGAGCTCTCCTGATTGAGGATGCCGATGAATGTAGCCAACATCTTGACTATGCACTCTATATTACTCGAAATATCAGTTACCTCTACTTCTGCGTTAACCCTGTATTCTACACCTTTCTGGGGAAAAAATTCCGGAATCATTTCTATAAACTCTTGGCAAACCATTCTATTTGTTTACACAACCAAATAATAAGTCAGAGCAGTAAGACTAGCTCTCAAAGGAGTATGTGTGAATAG